One Thermoanaerobacter kivui genomic window, GGGATATTGATAATTATTTTCATTTATGGAGGCTGCATATAAATGGGAGAAAATACTATTATAAATCTTATAGAATTAAAGGAAAATCGTGAAGGAGAGATTGTACTAATAAAAGCAGGAAGAGCAGCTACGCAAAGGTTAAATGAAATGGGGCTTGTCCCGGGGACAAAAGTTAAGCTGGTTAGAAAAGGTCCTTTAAGGGGCCCTGTGGAATTGGAGGTCAGGAATTCTCACCTTGTGATTGGATATGGTCTTGCTTCAAAAATATATGTAAAAATCGTCTGACAGAAAGGGCGATATGCGATGAAAAAAGAAATAATTATA contains:
- a CDS encoding FeoA family protein — encoded protein: MGENTIINLIELKENREGEIVLIKAGRAATQRLNEMGLVPGTKVKLVRKGPLRGPVELEVRNSHLVIGYGLASKIYVKIV